The Desmonostoc muscorum LEGE 12446 genome includes a region encoding these proteins:
- a CDS encoding TMEM14 family protein: protein MNLSIIAAFAYGILAIAGGIIGYIQARSQVSLLSGSISGLLLIIAAYLQLQGQTQGLILAVFVTAVLVVFFALRLAKTRKFMPAGLMTILGMLALAVMLNEIVTIR, encoded by the coding sequence ATGAATTTAAGTATAATCGCTGCTTTTGCTTACGGCATATTGGCGATCGCTGGTGGTATTATTGGCTATATTCAAGCTAGAAGTCAGGTTTCACTGCTAAGTGGTAGCATTAGCGGTTTATTACTAATTATTGCCGCTTACCTCCAACTCCAAGGACAAACTCAAGGTTTGATTTTAGCCGTCTTCGTGACTGCTGTTTTAGTGGTATTCTTTGCCTTGAGACTGGCTAAAACGCGTAAGTTCATGCCTGCGGGATTGATGACTATTTTAGGTATGTTGGCACTGGCGGTGATGCTAAATGAAATTGTCACCATCAGGTAG